The Leifsonia williamsii genome includes a region encoding these proteins:
- a CDS encoding ABC transporter ATP-binding protein, protein MTSTTTGSLARGTDETPEIVRVTDVSKRFVIRKDNSLKERLVAFGRGRQHREEFWALDHVDLSIQAGHTVALIGHNGSGKSTLLKVIGGIIEPTKGSVARRGRIAALLELGAGFHPDLTGRENVYLNASILGLSREETEERFDEILSFSGIGDFIDTQVKFYSSGMYVRLAFAVAVHTDPDLLLVDEVLAVGDEAFQRKCLDKIRSFQQEGRTIILVTHNLSQVTELADRAILLNRGVVVFDGEPGDAVTEFRNILEGRRVVEAEAEAAVQAAKGGDAHIEHGRVIEARAWADGREQGEPVQPGDDLRIEVTLEHDEGIDDWMCAIQIDNTLGQPVYGTTTARIGSDLGRLRERRTVGFLLRDARFGAGKYFVNASLMDNAGRHLSDMPQACSFDVPYYPLAVGMVHAVPEVVEASA, encoded by the coding sequence ATGACTTCCACGACGACAGGCTCGCTCGCGCGCGGGACCGACGAGACCCCCGAGATCGTGCGGGTCACCGACGTCTCCAAGCGCTTCGTCATCCGCAAGGACAACTCGCTCAAGGAGCGGCTGGTGGCGTTCGGCCGCGGCCGCCAGCACCGCGAGGAGTTCTGGGCGCTCGACCACGTCGACCTCAGCATCCAGGCGGGTCACACCGTCGCGCTGATCGGCCACAACGGCTCCGGCAAGAGCACGCTGCTCAAGGTCATCGGCGGCATCATCGAGCCCACCAAGGGCAGCGTCGCGCGCCGCGGCCGCATCGCCGCCCTGCTGGAGCTGGGCGCCGGCTTCCACCCCGACCTCACCGGCCGCGAGAACGTCTATCTCAACGCCTCCATCCTCGGCCTCAGCCGGGAGGAGACGGAGGAGCGGTTCGACGAGATCCTCAGCTTCTCGGGCATCGGCGACTTCATCGACACGCAGGTGAAGTTCTACTCGTCGGGCATGTACGTGCGGCTCGCGTTCGCGGTCGCCGTGCACACCGACCCCGACCTCCTGCTCGTCGACGAGGTGCTCGCGGTCGGCGACGAGGCGTTCCAGCGCAAGTGCCTCGACAAGATCCGCTCCTTCCAGCAGGAGGGGCGCACGATCATCCTGGTGACCCACAACCTCAGCCAGGTCACCGAGCTCGCCGACCGGGCCATCCTGCTCAACCGCGGCGTCGTCGTCTTCGACGGCGAGCCGGGCGACGCCGTCACCGAGTTCCGCAACATCCTCGAGGGCCGCCGGGTGGTCGAGGCGGAGGCCGAGGCCGCCGTGCAGGCCGCCAAGGGCGGCGACGCCCACATCGAGCACGGCCGCGTCATCGAGGCGCGCGCCTGGGCCGACGGCCGCGAGCAGGGCGAGCCGGTGCAGCCGGGCGACGACCTGCGCATCGAGGTCACCCTGGAGCACGACGAGGGCATCGACGACTGGATGTGCGCCATCCAGATCGACAACACGCTCGGCCAGCCCGTGTACGGCACCACGACCGCGCGCATCGGCTCCGACCTGGGCCGTCTGCGCGAGCGCCGGACGGTCGGCTTCCTGCTGCGCGACGCCCGCTTCGGCGCCGGCAAGTACTTCGTGAACGCCTCACTGATGGACAACGCCGGGCGGCACCTGTCCGACATGCCGCAGGCGTGCTCGTTCGACGTGCCGTACTACCCGCTGGCCGTCGGGATGGTGCACGCGGTCCCCGAGGTCGTCGAGGCGTCGGCCTGA